The Oncorhynchus tshawytscha isolate Ot180627B linkage group LG08, Otsh_v2.0, whole genome shotgun sequence genome window below encodes:
- the LOC112256975 gene encoding serine/arginine-rich splicing factor 5, with translation MSGCRVFIGRLSPHARERDVEKFFKGYGRIREVNLKNGFGFVEFDDHRDADDAVYELNGKELCSERVTIEHARSRRGRGGGPGMGGGGGGGRFSPRFSSYRQGSGDRRGGGGGGSSRYGPPVRTEHRIIVENLSSRISWQDLKDLMRKVGEVTFVDAHRTNKNEGVVEFASHSDMKNALDKLDGTDLNGRKLKLSEDRKSRRSRSRSRGSRSYSRSRSRSRSPRSKSPSRSRSRNRSRSPRSASRTPEKKPSSGGGGRAAHRSTSRSPSRSKSRTPPARSRSRTPPPRSRSPAPRSRSPAPRSRTPPPRSRSPAPARKPSRSRSPSVESQH, from the exons GAGCGGGACGTGgagaagttcttcaaaggttaTGGAAGGATCCGGGAAGTAAATTTGAAGAACGGTTTCGGCTTTGTG GAGTTTGACGACCACAGAGACGCAGATGATGCAGTTTACGAGCTGAATGgcaaggaactctgtagtgaaaG gGTAACTATAGAGCATGCCCGCTCCAGacgagggaggggtggtggaccCGGGATGGgcggcggaggaggaggaggacgtttCTCGCCTCGTTTCAGCAGCTACCGCCAGGGGTCTGGTGATCGCCGCGGTGGAGGTGGCGGAGGCTCCAG TAGGTATGGTCCTCCAGTGCGCACTGAACACAGAATCATCGTGGAGAACCTGTCGTCACGCATCAGTTGGCAG GACCTGAAAGATCTCATGAGGAAAGTTGGAGAGGTCACCTTTGTGGATGCCCACCGAACCAACAAGAATGAAGG GGTGGTGGAGTTTGCATCACACAGTGATATGAAGAACGCTCTTGATAAGCTTGATGGAACAGACTTGAATGGACGAAAGCTGAAGCTGTCTGAGGATCGCAAGAGCCG CCGCAGCAGGAGTCGTTCCCGTGGCTCTCGCAGCTACTCCCGGTCCCGTAGCCGTTCCCGGTCCCCCCGTTCCAAGTCCCCCAGCCGCAGCAGGAGCCGTAATCGCTCCAGGAGCCCCCGCTCTGCCAGCCGTACTCCGGAGAAGAAGCCTTCCtcaggaggagggggcagggctGCACATCGCTCCACTTCACGTTCCCCCTCCCGTTCCAAATCCCGTACCCCTCCCGCACGCTCTCGTTCCCGTACACCTCCCCCACGTTCCCGCTCCCCTGCCCCGCGTTCCCGCTCCCCTGCCCCCCGTTCCCGTACCCCTCCCCCACGCTCCCGTTCTCCTGCCCCGGCCCGGAAGCCGTCCCGGTCTCGGTCCCCCTCGGTGGAGAGCCAGCACTGA